From one Lycium ferocissimum isolate CSIRO_LF1 chromosome 5, AGI_CSIRO_Lferr_CH_V1, whole genome shotgun sequence genomic stretch:
- the LOC132056880 gene encoding uncharacterized protein LOC132056880 isoform X1, whose protein sequence is MLLLCFCSLLFLTDIICWDKSTLLIQYKKTNSLLFCELSFFKCYYMDLKFCLCLFLLGSSWCCTARELAARNPLITETEDVSVLQINNLEEPRQVKPLEEVNGNEQLCTFCEEYTAKAVNYMANNRTETEIIDHLHKSCLKLRFYKKECSILVDYYAPLFFLEINKIRPEDFCQKFGLCERDVAISQVFSEKNCNLCHQVVTEAEKKLKDPDTQLEILELLLKACGALKPYAKKCKKLVFEYAPVILVNAEQFLEKNDVCAILHACEPAVEKEQPSLRKQTSSHSVS, encoded by the exons ATGCTTCTTTTGTGTTTTTGCTCTTTATTGTTCTTGACAGATATCATTTGTTGGGACAAAAGCACTTTGTTAATACAGTATAAAAAAACAAACAGCCTTCTGTTCTGCGAATTGTCATTCTTCAAATGCTATTA CATGGATTTGAAGTTCTGCCTGTGTCTTTTCTTACTTGGTTCTAGCTGGTGCTGTACTGCTAGAGAATTAGCTGCCCGTAACCCTCTTATTACTGAAACTGAAGATGTTTCTG TACTGCAGATAAATAACCTAGAAGAACCGAGACAAGTTAAACCTTTGGAAGAAGTCAATGGAAATGAACAGTTGTGCACATTCTGTGAAGAATATACTGCTAAGGCAGTTAATTACATGGCTAATAACAGGACCGAAACAGAGATCATTGACCACCTTCACAAATCCTGTTTGAAGTTGCGATTTTACAAGAAGGAG TGCTCCATACTGGTGGATTATTATGCTCCTCTCTTCTTCTTAGAGATCAACAAAATAAGACCTGAAGATTTTTGCCAAAAGTTTGGCCTTTGTGAACGAGATGTTGCCATTTCTCAGGTTTTTTCTGAAAAGAACTGCAATTTATGCCACCAAGTAGTTACGGAGGCcgaaaagaaattgaaagatcCTGACACCCAG TTGGAGATACTTGAGCTGCTCTTGAAGGCATGTGGAGCTCTCAAACCTTATGCTAAAAAG TGCAAGAAGCTGGTGTTTGAATATGCGCCAGTGATTCTCGTAAATGCTGAACAGTTTCTGGAAAAGAATGACGTATGCGCTATTCTTCACGCTTGCGAGCCTGCAGTAGAAAAAGAGCAACCATCGCTGAGGAAGCAAACTTCATCGCATTCTGTGTCTTAA
- the LOC132056880 gene encoding uncharacterized protein LOC132056880 isoform X4: protein MDLKFCLCLFLLGSSWCCTARELAARNPLITETEDVSVLQINNLEEPRQVKPLEEVNGNEQLCTFCEEYTAKAVNYMANNRTETEIIDHLHKSCLKLRFYKKECSILVDYYAPLFFLEINKIRPEDFCQKFGLCERDVAISQVFSEKNCNLCHQVVTEAEKKLKDPDTQLEILELLLKACGALKPYAKKCKKLVFEYAPVILVNAEQFLEKNDVCAILHACEPAVEKEQPSLRKQTSSHSVS from the exons ATGGATTTGAAGTTCTGCCTGTGTCTTTTCTTACTTGGTTCTAGCTGGTGCTGTACTGCTAGAGAATTAGCTGCCCGTAACCCTCTTATTACTGAAACTGAAGATGTTTCTG TACTGCAGATAAATAACCTAGAAGAACCGAGACAAGTTAAACCTTTGGAAGAAGTCAATGGAAATGAACAGTTGTGCACATTCTGTGAAGAATATACTGCTAAGGCAGTTAATTACATGGCTAATAACAGGACCGAAACAGAGATCATTGACCACCTTCACAAATCCTGTTTGAAGTTGCGATTTTACAAGAAGGAG TGCTCCATACTGGTGGATTATTATGCTCCTCTCTTCTTCTTAGAGATCAACAAAATAAGACCTGAAGATTTTTGCCAAAAGTTTGGCCTTTGTGAACGAGATGTTGCCATTTCTCAGGTTTTTTCTGAAAAGAACTGCAATTTATGCCACCAAGTAGTTACGGAGGCcgaaaagaaattgaaagatcCTGACACCCAG TTGGAGATACTTGAGCTGCTCTTGAAGGCATGTGGAGCTCTCAAACCTTATGCTAAAAAG TGCAAGAAGCTGGTGTTTGAATATGCGCCAGTGATTCTCGTAAATGCTGAACAGTTTCTGGAAAAGAATGACGTATGCGCTATTCTTCACGCTTGCGAGCCTGCAGTAGAAAAAGAGCAACCATCGCTGAGGAAGCAAACTTCATCGCATTCTGTGTCTTAA
- the LOC132056880 gene encoding uncharacterized protein LOC132056880 isoform X3, whose amino-acid sequence MIEKIHLKMLIFDNVTCKGERKEYLISMDLKFCLCLFLLGSSWCCTARELAARNPLITETEDVSVLQINNLEEPRQVKPLEEVNGNEQLCTFCEEYTAKAVNYMANNRTETEIIDHLHKSCLKLRFYKKECSILVDYYAPLFFLEINKIRPEDFCQKFGLCERDVAISQVFSEKNCNLCHQVVTEAEKKLKDPDTQLEILELLLKACGALKPYAKKCKKLVFEYAPVILVNAEQFLEKNDVCAILHACEPAVEKEQPSLRKQTSSHSVS is encoded by the exons ATGAtagaaaaaatacatcttaaaatgttgattTTTGACAACGTGACATGTAAAGGtgaacggaaggagtacttGATTAG CATGGATTTGAAGTTCTGCCTGTGTCTTTTCTTACTTGGTTCTAGCTGGTGCTGTACTGCTAGAGAATTAGCTGCCCGTAACCCTCTTATTACTGAAACTGAAGATGTTTCTG TACTGCAGATAAATAACCTAGAAGAACCGAGACAAGTTAAACCTTTGGAAGAAGTCAATGGAAATGAACAGTTGTGCACATTCTGTGAAGAATATACTGCTAAGGCAGTTAATTACATGGCTAATAACAGGACCGAAACAGAGATCATTGACCACCTTCACAAATCCTGTTTGAAGTTGCGATTTTACAAGAAGGAG TGCTCCATACTGGTGGATTATTATGCTCCTCTCTTCTTCTTAGAGATCAACAAAATAAGACCTGAAGATTTTTGCCAAAAGTTTGGCCTTTGTGAACGAGATGTTGCCATTTCTCAGGTTTTTTCTGAAAAGAACTGCAATTTATGCCACCAAGTAGTTACGGAGGCcgaaaagaaattgaaagatcCTGACACCCAG TTGGAGATACTTGAGCTGCTCTTGAAGGCATGTGGAGCTCTCAAACCTTATGCTAAAAAG TGCAAGAAGCTGGTGTTTGAATATGCGCCAGTGATTCTCGTAAATGCTGAACAGTTTCTGGAAAAGAATGACGTATGCGCTATTCTTCACGCTTGCGAGCCTGCAGTAGAAAAAGAGCAACCATCGCTGAGGAAGCAAACTTCATCGCATTCTGTGTCTTAA
- the LOC132056880 gene encoding uncharacterized protein LOC132056880 isoform X2, with protein sequence MLLLCFCSLLFLTDIICWDKSTLLIQYKKTNSLLFCELSFFKCYYMDLKFCLCLFLLGSSWCCTARELAARNPLITETEDVSVLQINNLEEPRQVKPLEEVNGNEQLCTFCEEYTAKAVNYMANNRTETEIIDHLHKSCLKLRFYKKECSILVDYYAPLFFLEINKIRPEDFCQKFGLCERDVAISQVFSEKNCNLCHQVVTEAEKKLKDPDTQLEILELLLKACGALKPYAKKFLEKNDVCAILHACEPAVEKEQPSLRKQTSSHSVS encoded by the exons ATGCTTCTTTTGTGTTTTTGCTCTTTATTGTTCTTGACAGATATCATTTGTTGGGACAAAAGCACTTTGTTAATACAGTATAAAAAAACAAACAGCCTTCTGTTCTGCGAATTGTCATTCTTCAAATGCTATTA CATGGATTTGAAGTTCTGCCTGTGTCTTTTCTTACTTGGTTCTAGCTGGTGCTGTACTGCTAGAGAATTAGCTGCCCGTAACCCTCTTATTACTGAAACTGAAGATGTTTCTG TACTGCAGATAAATAACCTAGAAGAACCGAGACAAGTTAAACCTTTGGAAGAAGTCAATGGAAATGAACAGTTGTGCACATTCTGTGAAGAATATACTGCTAAGGCAGTTAATTACATGGCTAATAACAGGACCGAAACAGAGATCATTGACCACCTTCACAAATCCTGTTTGAAGTTGCGATTTTACAAGAAGGAG TGCTCCATACTGGTGGATTATTATGCTCCTCTCTTCTTCTTAGAGATCAACAAAATAAGACCTGAAGATTTTTGCCAAAAGTTTGGCCTTTGTGAACGAGATGTTGCCATTTCTCAGGTTTTTTCTGAAAAGAACTGCAATTTATGCCACCAAGTAGTTACGGAGGCcgaaaagaaattgaaagatcCTGACACCCAG TTGGAGATACTTGAGCTGCTCTTGAAGGCATGTGGAGCTCTCAAACCTTATGCTAAAAAG TTTCTGGAAAAGAATGACGTATGCGCTATTCTTCACGCTTGCGAGCCTGCAGTAGAAAAAGAGCAACCATCGCTGAGGAAGCAAACTTCATCGCATTCTGTGTCTTAA